In Bradyrhizobium sp. CCBAU 051011, the following are encoded in one genomic region:
- a CDS encoding efflux RND transporter permease subunit, with the protein MKRFNLSGWAVSHPTLILFLMIVLGAAGFFSYERLGRAEDPFFTVKVVNVSAIWPGATAQEMQTQVADPIEKKLQELPFFEKVQTYSKPSFTAMQVTFKDSTPPKDVPYLFYLLRKKLADVQGQLPAGLLGPNVNDEFSDVDSILYMMTGDGADYAQLKKTAEGMRQRLLKVTGVTKVNLYGTQDERIFVEFSHAKLATLGITPQALFDSLAKQNNVTPAGTVETSSQRVPLRVTGALDGAKAVAETPVESNGRVFRLGDIATVTHGFVDPPTFVARQEGKPAIGIGVVTAKGANILELGKDVEKATNEFMKAVPQGIEVEQIADQPKVVERAVGEFVHSFVEALAIVLFVSFVALGWRTGIVVAMSVPLVLAIVFIVMNAMSIDLHRITLGALIIALGLLVDDAIIAVEMMVVKMEQGWDRVRAASFAWESTAFPMLTGTLVTAAGFLPIGFANSAVGEYAGGIFWIVAISLVASWFVAVIFTPYIGVKLLPNIAVHHNHDPHAIYETRMYRGLRAVVQWCVDHRIKVVAATVGVFALSIVGFGQVQQQFFPLSERPELFLQLRLPEGTAFNVTEKSVKKAETLLKDDKDIATYTSYVGQGSPRFWLGLNPQLPNEAFAEIVIVSKDVEARERIKARLEKAVSEGELSEARVRIDRFNFGPPVGFPVQFRVIGPDANTVRDIAYKVRDVMKQNPNVVEPQLDWNEQSPYLKLVVDQDRARALGLTPQDVSQALAMLISGAQVTTIRDGIEKVGVVARAIPSERLDLKSVGDLTVTSRNGVAVPLQQIAKIEYSHEEPIMWRRNRDMAITVRTDVVDGVQAPDVTNQIWPKLKEIRDHLEPAYRIEPGGAFEESAKGNASIFVLFPLMVMVMLTLLMIQLQSFSRLILVFLTAPLGIVGASLGLNVANQPFGFVALLGLIALAGMIMRNAVILVDQIEADVSQGLTRKEAIVEATVRRARPVVLTALAAILAMIPLSRSAFWGPMAITIMGGLFVATFLTLLYLPGLYALWFRKSLEESGQAEQPDLAAQHEAKLHPKGPHAIPLADAAE; encoded by the coding sequence ATGAAGCGCTTCAATCTCTCGGGCTGGGCGGTGAGCCATCCGACCCTGATCCTGTTCTTGATGATCGTGCTGGGTGCTGCCGGTTTCTTCTCCTATGAGCGGCTCGGCCGCGCCGAGGATCCGTTCTTCACGGTCAAGGTGGTCAACGTCTCGGCGATCTGGCCGGGCGCGACCGCGCAGGAGATGCAGACCCAGGTCGCCGATCCCATCGAGAAGAAGCTGCAGGAACTGCCGTTCTTCGAGAAGGTGCAGACCTATTCGAAGCCCTCGTTCACGGCGATGCAGGTCACGTTCAAGGATTCGACCCCGCCGAAGGACGTGCCCTACCTGTTCTATCTGTTGCGCAAGAAGCTTGCCGACGTGCAGGGCCAGTTGCCCGCAGGCCTGCTCGGCCCGAACGTCAACGACGAATTCTCCGACGTCGATTCCATTCTCTATATGATGACCGGCGACGGCGCCGACTATGCGCAGTTGAAGAAAACGGCTGAGGGCATGCGCCAGCGGCTGTTGAAGGTCACGGGTGTCACCAAGGTCAATCTCTACGGCACCCAGGACGAGCGCATCTTCGTCGAGTTCTCGCATGCCAAGCTGGCAACCCTCGGCATCACGCCGCAGGCGCTATTCGATTCTCTGGCCAAGCAGAACAACGTCACGCCGGCAGGCACGGTGGAAACCTCCTCGCAGCGCGTGCCGCTGCGCGTCACCGGCGCGCTCGACGGCGCCAAGGCGGTCGCGGAAACTCCGGTCGAAAGCAACGGCCGCGTGTTCCGGCTCGGCGATATCGCCACCGTCACCCACGGCTTCGTCGATCCGCCGACCTTCGTCGCGCGGCAGGAAGGCAAGCCCGCGATCGGCATCGGCGTGGTCACCGCCAAGGGCGCCAACATCCTCGAGCTCGGCAAGGACGTCGAGAAGGCGACCAACGAATTCATGAAGGCCGTGCCGCAGGGCATCGAGGTCGAGCAGATTGCCGATCAGCCGAAGGTTGTCGAACGCGCGGTCGGCGAGTTCGTGCATTCCTTCGTCGAAGCGCTGGCGATCGTGCTGTTCGTCTCCTTCGTGGCGCTCGGCTGGCGCACCGGCATCGTGGTTGCCATGTCGGTGCCGCTGGTGCTCGCCATCGTCTTCATCGTGATGAACGCGATGTCGATCGACCTGCACCGAATCACGCTCGGCGCGCTGATCATCGCGCTCGGCCTTCTGGTCGACGACGCCATCATCGCGGTGGAGATGATGGTGGTGAAAATGGAACAGGGCTGGGACCGCGTCCGCGCGGCGTCCTTTGCCTGGGAATCAACTGCGTTTCCGATGCTCACGGGGACGCTGGTCACGGCCGCTGGCTTCCTCCCCATCGGCTTTGCCAATTCGGCGGTCGGCGAATATGCCGGCGGCATCTTCTGGATCGTGGCGATCTCGCTGGTCGCTTCCTGGTTCGTCGCGGTGATCTTCACGCCCTATATCGGCGTCAAGCTCTTGCCCAACATCGCCGTGCATCACAACCACGATCCGCACGCGATCTACGAGACGCGGATGTATCGCGGCCTGCGCGCTGTGGTGCAGTGGTGCGTCGATCACCGGATCAAAGTGGTTGCGGCCACCGTTGGCGTGTTCGCTCTTTCGATCGTCGGCTTCGGTCAGGTCCAGCAGCAGTTCTTCCCGCTGTCGGAGCGGCCTGAGCTGTTCCTGCAGTTACGTCTGCCCGAGGGCACGGCCTTCAACGTCACGGAGAAGTCCGTGAAGAAGGCCGAGACGCTGCTCAAGGACGACAAGGATATCGCGACCTATACCTCCTATGTTGGTCAGGGTTCACCGCGCTTCTGGCTCGGCCTCAATCCGCAACTGCCGAACGAGGCCTTTGCGGAGATCGTCATCGTCTCGAAGGACGTCGAGGCCCGCGAGCGCATCAAGGCGCGGCTGGAGAAGGCGGTTTCCGAAGGCGAATTGAGCGAAGCGCGCGTGCGCATCGATCGCTTCAACTTCGGCCCGCCGGTCGGCTTCCCCGTGCAGTTCCGCGTCATCGGCCCCGACGCCAATACCGTTCGCGACATCGCCTACAAGGTGCGCGACGTGATGAAGCAGAATCCCAACGTCGTGGAGCCGCAGCTCGACTGGAACGAGCAGTCGCCCTACCTCAAGCTCGTGGTCGATCAGGACCGCGCCCGCGCGCTCGGTCTCACGCCGCAGGACGTCTCGCAGGCGCTTGCCATGCTGATCTCGGGCGCGCAGGTCACGACCATCCGCGACGGCATCGAGAAGGTCGGCGTGGTCGCCCGCGCGATCCCGTCCGAACGGCTCGATCTCAAGAGCGTCGGCGACCTCACCGTGACCTCACGCAACGGCGTCGCCGTGCCGCTGCAGCAGATCGCCAAGATCGAGTATTCCCATGAGGAGCCGATCATGTGGCGGCGTAACCGCGACATGGCGATCACGGTGCGCACCGACGTCGTCGACGGTGTCCAGGCACCCGACGTCACCAACCAGATCTGGCCGAAGCTGAAGGAAATCCGCGACCATCTCGAGCCGGCCTACCGGATCGAGCCGGGCGGCGCGTTCGAGGAATCCGCCAAGGGCAATGCCTCGATCTTCGTGCTGTTTCCGCTGATGGTCATGGTGATGCTGACGCTGCTGATGATCCAGTTGCAGAGCTTCTCGCGCCTGATCCTGGTGTTCCTGACCGCGCCGCTCGGCATCGTCGGCGCTTCGCTCGGCCTCAATGTCGCCAACCAGCCGTTTGGCTTCGTGGCGCTGCTTGGCCTGATCGCGCTGGCCGGTATGATCATGCGCAACGCCGTGATCCTGGTCGATCAGATCGAGGCGGATGTTTCTCAGGGCTTGACACGCAAGGAAGCCATCGTCGAAGCCACCGTCCGCCGTGCCCGCCCGGTGGTGCTGACCGCGCTGGCAGCGATTCTGGCCATGATTCCGCTGTCCCGCTCCGCTTTCTGGGGGCCGATGGCGATCACCATCATGGGCGGGTTGTTTGTTGCAACCTTCCTGACCTTGCTGTACCTGCCGGGTCTTTACGCACTCTGGTTCAGGAAGAGCCTGGAGGAAAGCGGCCAGGCCGAGCAACCTGATCTTGCGGCGCAGCATGAGGCCAAGTTGCATCCGAAAGGACCACACGCGATTCCGCTTGCCGACGCCGCAGAATAA
- a CDS encoding serine hydrolase, which produces MWTSTAAANQAASIPAPSPDKLERITEFFNNEVATGKLPGAVILIQQHGRLAYLKCFGVQDVETKTPMSSDTIFALHSMTKPITSVAAMMLIDAGKLSLADSASKFIPAFADVKVGVAFAAADGTPFLKLVPPDRPVTIEDLLRHTSGIIYDYIGGKLIDKAYKGSGLFDGRYNNKVFAERMARLPLARQPGTLWRYGHSTDVLGRIIEIVSGQTLYQFEKQHIFDPLGMTSTKYALESAGEHARMAEPLPNDTILKDSEAERRAHPEWESGGGGLVSTLNDYARFAQMILNGGEFDGKRYLSPAAFRAMTSDHVGPTSGVARDYFYFPGDGFGYGYGLAVRTDPGNAKPPPGSIGELKWDSGSGTYFGVDPHLNMIYIMLEQTQNERGRILPAFKKLVYDAFATDN; this is translated from the coding sequence ATGTGGACCAGCACGGCCGCAGCCAACCAGGCGGCCAGCATCCCCGCGCCATCTCCAGACAAGCTCGAGCGCATCACTGAATTTTTCAATAATGAGGTCGCGACCGGAAAGCTGCCGGGCGCCGTTATATTGATCCAGCAGCACGGCAGGCTGGCCTATCTGAAATGTTTCGGCGTCCAGGATGTCGAGACCAAAACTCCGATGTCATCAGACACGATCTTTGCGCTTCATTCGATGACGAAGCCGATCACCAGCGTCGCGGCCATGATGCTGATCGACGCAGGCAAGCTCTCGCTCGCCGACTCCGCCTCAAAATTCATTCCGGCATTTGCCGACGTCAAGGTAGGAGTGGCGTTTGCCGCGGCTGACGGGACGCCCTTTCTGAAACTTGTCCCACCGGACCGGCCGGTGACGATCGAGGACCTGCTGCGCCATACCTCGGGCATCATCTACGACTACATCGGCGGCAAGCTGATCGATAAAGCGTATAAGGGCTCCGGCCTTTTCGACGGCAGGTACAACAACAAGGTGTTTGCCGAGCGCATGGCCAGGTTGCCGCTGGCAAGACAGCCCGGCACGCTTTGGCGCTACGGCCATTCGACCGATGTGCTCGGCCGCATCATCGAGATTGTCTCCGGACAGACGCTCTATCAATTCGAGAAGCAGCACATCTTCGATCCGCTCGGCATGACCAGCACCAAATACGCTCTCGAAAGCGCCGGCGAACACGCCCGGATGGCGGAGCCGCTGCCGAACGACACCATCCTGAAGGATTCAGAGGCTGAACGGCGCGCCCATCCCGAATGGGAGTCAGGCGGCGGCGGGTTGGTCTCGACCTTGAACGACTATGCGCGCTTTGCCCAGATGATCCTCAACGGCGGGGAGTTCGACGGCAAACGCTACCTCAGCCCGGCGGCGTTCAGGGCGATGACATCTGACCATGTCGGGCCGACATCCGGCGTTGCGCGGGATTATTTCTACTTTCCCGGCGATGGCTTCGGCTATGGTTATGGCCTTGCCGTACGCACCGATCCGGGAAACGCCAAGCCGCCGCCGGGTTCGATCGGCGAACTCAAATGGGATAGCGGCAGCGGCACCTATTTCGGGGTCGATCCTCACCTGAACATGATCTACATCATGCTGGAGCAGACCCAGAACGAACGGGGCCGCATCCTGCCCGCCTTCAAGAAGCTGGTTTACGACGCATTCGCCACGGACAATTGA
- a CDS encoding TetR/AcrR family transcriptional regulator yields MTLISEHVETDTREKILVVAERLFRQMGYQKTTVADIAKELRMSPANVYRFFDSKKSIHEGVARTLMGEVEVEARRIAAQPGPAKPRLRELLKTINRMNTERYVGDSKLHEMVEIAMEEDWDVCVAHIECVTDIIGQVIAQGVASGEFEAPDLPLAALCTCTGMVRFFHPQMIAQAVNKPSATIDQMIDFLFRALEPRKAN; encoded by the coding sequence ATGACGCTTATTTCTGAACACGTCGAGACGGATACCCGGGAAAAGATTCTCGTGGTGGCGGAGCGTCTGTTCAGGCAGATGGGCTACCAGAAGACGACGGTCGCCGACATCGCCAAGGAACTGCGGATGAGCCCCGCCAACGTCTATCGCTTCTTCGATTCGAAGAAGTCGATCCACGAGGGCGTGGCTCGCACGCTGATGGGCGAGGTCGAGGTCGAGGCGCGGCGGATCGCAGCCCAGCCCGGTCCGGCGAAACCTCGCTTGCGCGAGTTGCTCAAGACCATCAATCGGATGAACACCGAGCGCTATGTCGGCGATTCCAAGCTGCACGAGATGGTCGAGATCGCGATGGAGGAGGATTGGGACGTCTGTGTCGCCCATATTGAATGCGTTACAGATATCATCGGCCAGGTGATCGCACAGGGCGTGGCGTCCGGCGAGTTTGAGGCGCCTGATCTGCCTTTGGCAGCGCTGTGCACCTGCACCGGCATGGTCCGCTTCTTCCACCCGCAGATGATCGCGCAGGCCGTCAACAAGCCCAGCGCAACGATCGACCAGATGATCGATTTCCTTTTCCGGGCTCTTGAGCCGCGCAAGGCGAATTGA
- a CDS encoding potassium channel family protein, giving the protein MSFASIRRSTRSLYEGATPEGVRFRYALLVFDIVTVLFIIATSFLPSNEITETLDVLFGVVILADFSARLLVSRHRLREFTRFSTWTDIVAIISFLAPLAGEAGGFLRVLRTLRLLRDYQMLARLREDSNFFRRNEEVIFAVTNLAVFIFVMTAIVYETQKFRNPQIANYADALYFTVTALTTTGFGDITLSGTTGRMITVVIMIFGVTLFFNLARALLTPHKVRFSCPTCGLQRHDSDAVHCKACGNVLNIPDEGLT; this is encoded by the coding sequence ATGTCGTTCGCTTCCATAAGACGGAGCACTCGCAGCCTCTACGAGGGCGCGACGCCGGAGGGCGTCCGTTTTCGCTATGCGCTGCTGGTGTTTGATATCGTAACTGTCCTGTTCATCATCGCGACGTCGTTTCTGCCTTCGAATGAAATCACCGAAACGCTCGACGTTCTGTTCGGGGTCGTTATCCTTGCGGATTTTTCCGCGCGATTGCTGGTCAGCCGGCATCGGCTGCGCGAATTCACCCGCTTCTCGACCTGGACGGACATCGTCGCGATCATATCATTCCTGGCGCCGCTGGCGGGAGAAGCCGGCGGCTTTCTTCGCGTGCTCAGGACGCTGCGATTGTTGCGCGACTACCAGATGCTGGCGCGTCTGCGCGAAGACAGCAATTTCTTCCGGCGCAATGAGGAAGTCATCTTTGCGGTCACCAACCTCGCGGTATTCATCTTCGTGATGACTGCGATCGTTTACGAGACGCAGAAGTTTCGCAATCCACAGATTGCGAACTATGCGGACGCGCTGTACTTCACGGTGACCGCGCTGACGACGACCGGCTTTGGCGACATTACCCTGTCGGGCACGACCGGCCGCATGATTACGGTCGTCATCATGATTTTTGGCGTGACCCTGTTTTTCAATCTCGCCCGCGCGCTGCTGACCCCGCACAAGGTGCGGTTTTCCTGCCCCACCTGCGGATTGCAGCGTCACGACAGCGATGCGGTCCACTGCAAGGCATGCGGCAACGTGCTGAATATTCCCGACGAAGGTTTGACGTAG
- a CDS encoding flavin reductase family protein: MTTKDLHFYEPKNGHGLKHDPFNAIIAPRPIGWISSRDGSGNVNLAPYSFFNAFCYVPPIIGFSSTNWKDSAGNIQDTGEFVWNLATMDLAKQMNATAAHVARDVDEFKIAGLTAAPCKLVNVPRVAESPVAFECKLTQILQLQGKDGEKAQAWVTFGEVVAVHIDKTFIKDGVYQTGLAHPIVRAGRRGDYFEIKPENMFEMIRPD; this comes from the coding sequence GTGACGACCAAAGACCTGCACTTTTACGAGCCGAAGAACGGCCACGGCCTCAAGCACGATCCCTTCAACGCCATCATCGCCCCGCGCCCGATCGGCTGGATTTCCTCGCGCGACGGCAGCGGCAACGTCAATCTGGCGCCCTACAGCTTCTTCAACGCCTTCTGCTACGTGCCGCCGATCATCGGCTTCTCCTCGACCAATTGGAAGGACAGCGCGGGCAATATCCAGGACACCGGCGAGTTCGTCTGGAATCTCGCCACCATGGATCTGGCGAAGCAGATGAACGCGACGGCGGCGCACGTTGCCCGCGACGTCGATGAGTTCAAGATCGCAGGGCTCACGGCCGCGCCCTGCAAGCTCGTCAACGTGCCCCGAGTGGCGGAAAGCCCTGTGGCCTTCGAGTGCAAGCTGACGCAGATACTCCAGTTGCAGGGCAAGGACGGCGAGAAGGCGCAGGCCTGGGTGACGTTCGGCGAAGTCGTCGCGGTCCACATCGACAAGACCTTCATCAAGGACGGCGTCTACCAGACCGGGCTGGCCCATCCGATCGTCCGCGCCGGCCGCCGGGGCGATTATTTCGAGATCAAGCCGGAAAACATGTTCGAGATGATCCGGCCGGATTGA
- a CDS encoding L,D-transpeptidase family protein, which produces MIRWFAGLFLLACFAAPAVAGPDAAAINNAEFKGKLPANGKIDPVIVKAQVLLDRANFSPGEIDGKLGENAQKALKAFAESKGLAVNKQPLTSEIWAALLATGSDPVVVDYKIADKDVKGPFLKKLPEKMEDLKDLKSLDYTSPREALAEKFHMSEALLAALNPGKKFDEAGQTIAVVNVPAKEGKPAVTRVEVDKASQTVRAFANSELIAFFPATVGSEEKPSPGGVLKVISIDANPYYRYNPDYKFKGVKSKRAFKIRPGPNNPVGSQWIGLSEEGYGIHGTPNPSKVSKSESNGCVRLTNWDADRLAMLLKKGTEVAFIEREAANRK; this is translated from the coding sequence ATGATCCGCTGGTTTGCCGGGCTGTTTCTGCTCGCCTGCTTCGCCGCGCCGGCCGTTGCCGGCCCCGACGCGGCAGCGATCAACAATGCTGAATTCAAGGGCAAGCTGCCGGCCAACGGCAAGATCGATCCCGTCATCGTCAAGGCTCAGGTGCTGCTTGACCGCGCCAATTTCTCCCCGGGCGAGATCGACGGCAAGCTTGGCGAGAATGCCCAGAAAGCCCTGAAGGCGTTTGCCGAATCCAAAGGCTTGGCCGTAAACAAGCAGCCCCTGACTTCCGAAATCTGGGCCGCTTTGCTTGCCACCGGTTCGGATCCGGTCGTCGTCGATTACAAGATCGCGGACAAGGACGTCAAAGGCCCGTTCCTGAAGAAGCTTCCTGAGAAGATGGAAGACCTGAAAGACCTCAAGTCGCTGGACTACACCAGCCCGCGGGAAGCCCTCGCCGAAAAGTTTCACATGAGCGAAGCGCTGCTCGCAGCTCTTAATCCCGGCAAGAAATTCGACGAGGCCGGACAAACCATCGCGGTGGTCAACGTCCCGGCCAAGGAGGGCAAGCCGGCCGTGACGCGTGTCGAGGTCGACAAGGCGTCTCAAACCGTCAGAGCCTTCGCGAACTCCGAACTGATCGCATTTTTTCCCGCGACCGTGGGCAGCGAGGAGAAGCCGAGCCCCGGCGGCGTCCTCAAGGTGATCTCGATCGATGCAAATCCGTATTACCGGTACAATCCAGATTACAAGTTCAAGGGAGTCAAATCCAAGCGAGCCTTCAAGATCAGGCCCGGCCCCAATAATCCCGTCGGGTCGCAATGGATCGGACTTTCAGAGGAAGGATATGGCATTCACGGGACGCCCAACCCGTCTAAAGTCAGCAAGTCAGAGTCCAATGGCTGCGTGCGCCTCACCAACTGGGACGCCGACAGGCTGGCAATGCTCCTGAAGAAGGGCACCGAGGTGGCGTTCATCGAACGCGAAGCGGCCAACAGGAAGTGA
- a CDS encoding efflux RND transporter periplasmic adaptor subunit: MFARSVFSSYYRLLTGASLAFAVFALAGCNEKAAETAAPGRPVLVATVKYAAETPERSFVGTIRPRIETDMGFRVPGKVARRLVEVGQTVDVGQPLATLDEVDLKLQAEQAEAEFRAATGVLAQASASEQRAKDLRAKGWTTDAQMDQSRAAADEARARYNRAERQVELTKNSLSYATLLADTRGVVTATLIEPGQVVASGQTAIRVARFAEKEAVVAIPETLVGRAKSGTASVTLWSDSEKKYTAKLREIAPSADPATRTYLAKFSLPEADDKVSLGMTATLTLADAATERVAKLPLSALFSQGSNPSLYTVDDAGAVKLQPVIVKSYESNSVVISGGVSDGAKVVALGVQKLDPAQKVRVVSSLSF; this comes from the coding sequence ATGTTCGCCCGTTCCGTTTTCTCTAGCTATTACAGGCTGTTGACGGGAGCTTCGTTGGCGTTTGCGGTATTCGCGTTGGCCGGCTGCAATGAAAAGGCGGCGGAAACGGCCGCTCCGGGCCGTCCGGTTCTGGTCGCGACCGTGAAATACGCGGCTGAGACCCCGGAACGCAGCTTCGTCGGCACCATCCGGCCCAGGATCGAAACCGACATGGGTTTCCGCGTCCCCGGCAAGGTCGCCCGGCGCTTGGTCGAGGTCGGTCAGACCGTGGATGTCGGCCAGCCGCTCGCCACCCTCGATGAAGTCGATCTGAAGCTGCAGGCCGAGCAGGCCGAGGCTGAATTCCGCGCCGCGACCGGTGTGCTGGCGCAGGCGAGCGCCTCCGAACAGCGCGCCAAGGATCTGCGCGCCAAGGGCTGGACGACGGATGCGCAGATGGACCAGAGCCGCGCGGCCGCCGATGAGGCGAGAGCGCGCTATAACCGCGCCGAGCGGCAGGTCGAACTTACCAAGAACTCACTCTCTTACGCGACGCTCCTCGCCGATACCCGCGGCGTCGTCACCGCAACCTTGATCGAACCCGGCCAGGTCGTGGCTTCCGGCCAGACCGCGATCCGCGTCGCCCGCTTTGCCGAGAAGGAAGCCGTGGTCGCGATCCCCGAAACGCTGGTCGGCCGCGCCAAGTCCGGCACCGCCAGCGTGACGCTGTGGTCAGACTCGGAAAAGAAATACACCGCGAAATTGCGCGAGATCGCGCCATCGGCCGATCCGGCAACCCGGACCTATCTCGCCAAGTTCTCGCTGCCTGAGGCCGACGACAAGGTCTCGCTCGGCATGACCGCGACGCTGACGCTGGCGGATGCGGCCACCGAGCGCGTCGCAAAACTGCCGCTGTCGGCGCTGTTCAGCCAAGGCAGCAATCCCTCGCTCTATACCGTCGACGATGCCGGCGCGGTGAAGCTGCAGCCGGTCATTGTGAAATCCTACGAGAGCAATTCGGTCGTGATCTCCGGCGGCGTCAGCGATGGCGCCAAGGTGGTCGCGCTCGGCGTGCAGAAGCTCGATCCGGCCCAGAAGGTCCGGGTGGTGTCGTCGCTGTCGTTCTGA
- a CDS encoding acyl-CoA dehydrogenase, with protein sequence MSFRRDFISKPIFAFARGAMPAMSDTEREALEAGDVWWDADLFTGNPDWSKLLATAPATLTEEERTFLNGPVDELCAMLDEWKINWEWRDLPPAAWAFIKRHKFFGMIIPKEFGGLGFSPYAHSEVVRKLSSRSLTAAVTVMVPNSLGPGELLMRFGTTEQQQRWLPRLAEGTDIPCFGLTSPEAGSDAASMVDTGIICKGNFEGREVLGLRLNWHKRYITLGPVATLLGLAFKAYDPDHLVGTEEELGITVALIPTDLPGVDIGRRHLPAMQVFQNGPNWGRDVFIPMDYIIGGQERLGQGWKMLMTALAAGRGISLPSLSAAGAAYAARTTGAYARIREQFGISIGKFEGIEEPLARIAGTAYLLDAARRLTCAALNQGHHPAVISGIMKLHATDRMRIVIDDAMDIHGGKAVIDGPQNYMGSLYRAVPVGITVEGANILTRNLIVFGQGAIRAHPFLLDEMNALGEADRAKGLEAFDKAFWSHVGHSFKTMFRAWGRSWTGGMLAPAPDAGEATRFYRQLSRYSSAFALCADMALLTLGGALKRKEMLSARFGDILSELYLLSAALKRWQDEGRQQADFAALEWCMASGFRTIENRFAEILANLPNRFVAVILKFLIQPFGAKVTGPSDRVVHECAQLVLEPSAARDRLTADLSAVDDDGGIARLEKAFRLVTAVEDVAKQMRAARLHDWKEAVKKGVITQAQGEKLAAAHEAVAKVIEVDDFAPEALSPIYRKGADVHQFFQELGEQRAAS encoded by the coding sequence ATGAGCTTCCGCCGCGATTTCATCAGCAAGCCGATCTTCGCTTTCGCGCGCGGCGCCATGCCCGCGATGTCCGATACCGAACGCGAGGCGCTGGAGGCGGGCGATGTCTGGTGGGATGCCGACCTCTTCACCGGCAATCCCGACTGGTCGAAATTGCTGGCGACTGCACCGGCCACTTTGACCGAAGAGGAGCGGACGTTCCTGAACGGCCCCGTCGACGAGCTCTGCGCCATGCTCGACGAGTGGAAGATCAATTGGGAATGGCGCGATCTGCCGCCGGCGGCGTGGGCCTTCATCAAGCGCCACAAATTCTTCGGCATGATCATTCCGAAAGAATTTGGTGGACTCGGCTTCTCGCCCTATGCGCATTCGGAAGTGGTGCGCAAGCTCTCCTCGCGATCACTGACCGCAGCGGTCACCGTAATGGTGCCGAACTCGCTCGGGCCCGGCGAACTATTGATGCGCTTCGGCACCACGGAGCAGCAGCAGCGATGGCTGCCGCGCCTTGCCGAAGGCACCGACATTCCCTGCTTCGGGCTGACCAGCCCGGAAGCCGGCTCCGATGCGGCCTCGATGGTCGACACCGGCATCATCTGCAAGGGCAATTTCGAGGGGCGTGAAGTGCTGGGCCTGCGGCTCAACTGGCACAAGCGTTACATCACGCTCGGTCCCGTCGCGACGCTGCTCGGTCTCGCCTTCAAGGCCTATGACCCCGATCATCTCGTAGGCACCGAGGAAGAACTCGGCATTACCGTCGCGCTGATCCCGACCGATCTGCCCGGCGTCGACATTGGCCGCCGCCATCTGCCGGCGATGCAGGTGTTCCAGAACGGCCCGAACTGGGGCCGCGATGTCTTCATTCCCATGGACTACATCATCGGCGGGCAGGAGCGGCTCGGGCAGGGCTGGAAGATGCTGATGACGGCGCTCGCCGCCGGCCGCGGCATCTCGCTGCCGTCGCTCTCGGCGGCAGGCGCGGCCTATGCGGCGCGCACCACCGGCGCCTATGCCCGCATCCGCGAGCAGTTCGGCATTTCCATCGGCAAGTTCGAAGGCATCGAGGAGCCGCTCGCCCGCATCGCCGGCACCGCCTACCTGCTCGACGCCGCGCGTCGGTTGACCTGTGCGGCGCTCAACCAGGGGCATCACCCAGCGGTCATTTCCGGCATCATGAAGTTGCATGCCACCGATCGGATGCGGATCGTGATCGACGACGCCATGGACATCCATGGCGGCAAGGCCGTCATCGACGGCCCGCAGAACTATATGGGCAGCCTCTATCGTGCGGTGCCGGTCGGCATCACCGTCGAGGGCGCCAATATCCTCACGCGAAATCTCATCGTGTTTGGCCAAGGCGCGATCCGCGCACATCCATTCCTGCTCGACGAGATGAATGCACTGGGTGAGGCCGACCGTGCCAAGGGCCTGGAAGCCTTCGACAAGGCGTTCTGGAGCCATGTCGGCCACAGTTTCAAAACCATGTTCCGCGCCTGGGGCCGGAGCTGGACCGGCGGCATGTTGGCGCCGGCGCCCGATGCCGGCGAGGCGACGCGGTTCTATCGCCAGCTCTCGCGCTATTCGTCGGCGTTCGCGTTGTGCGCCGACATGGCGCTGTTGACGTTGGGCGGCGCGCTCAAGCGTAAGGAAATGCTCTCGGCGCGGTTCGGCGATATCCTCTCCGAGCTCTATCTGCTGTCGGCCGCGTTGAAGCGCTGGCAGGACGAGGGACGCCAGCAGGCCGATTTCGCCGCACTCGAATGGTGCATGGCGAGCGGCTTCCGCACAATCGAAAACCGCTTCGCCGAAATCCTCGCCAACCTGCCGAACCGGTTCGTCGCTGTGATCCTGAAATTCCTGATCCAGCCGTTCGGCGCAAAGGTGACCGGGCCGTCCGACCGTGTCGTGCATGAATGTGCACAGCTCGTGCTGGAGCCGTCGGCAGCACGCGACCGGCTCACCGCCGACCTGTCAGCCGTCGATGATGACGGCGGTATCGCGCGGCTGGAAAAGGCGTTCCGTCTGGTCACGGCGGTGGAGGACGTCGCAAAGCAGATGCGCGCGGCGCGCCTTCATGACTGGAAGGAGGCGGTGAAGAAGGGCGTCATCACCCAGGCGCAGGGCGAGAAGCTGGCCGCCGCGCATGAGGCGGTTGCCAAAGTGATCGAGGTTGATGATTTCGCACCTGAGGCATTGTCGCCGATTTACAGGAAGGGCGCCGACGTGCATCAGTTCTTCCAGGAACTGGGTGAACAGAGGGCGGCAAGCTGA